The Prochlorococcus marinus str. MIT 9301 genome window below encodes:
- a CDS encoding TolC family protein — MLRRVINPFLLLPLTLSTNTFNVLSSETKNYIDNVLEEKLNITFVDYQEIEKLVLNNQELKSLQNLVASASFNLSSQIAKRYPSLDFQANGLPKYVAGKKYNSSSPTLKTSQFTANPSLNIKWDLIAPLRGSEIKIAKTNYKIAENNYEIKKKDLIQEARIRYHKYKKSYQDIQNKKFTLNLSTTSLKNAKAKLDAGIGTKFEVLEAEAQLSRDQQSLNEKKIEHEINKISLKEILNVKGDLETNKEQNLIGFWNHKLKKNIDEGLDKNLSLKNLIFQTSIKKSQAESFLAQNRPNIYISNSLSSTFSKGDSLATKIDSEKSGSNYTNTISLNFAWSIFDGGQNKNSYKSKIADAESEKYVYENLKNVLTTSISKAYLNLKLNEEKIISSLKEIESSKESVRLTRLRYDVGISTLKDVLVRQSELSTAKSKNINAIYSYNLNIDELERLTFLDKSKNCLNSNNTKIKDAESICNL, encoded by the coding sequence ATGCTTAGAAGAGTAATAAATCCTTTTTTATTATTACCACTTACTCTAAGTACGAATACGTTTAATGTTCTATCGAGCGAAACAAAAAATTACATAGATAATGTTTTAGAGGAAAAATTAAATATTACTTTTGTTGATTATCAAGAAATAGAAAAACTTGTATTAAATAATCAAGAATTAAAATCATTACAAAATCTAGTAGCCTCTGCAAGCTTTAATCTTTCCAGTCAAATTGCCAAAAGATACCCATCCCTAGATTTTCAAGCCAATGGGTTACCAAAATATGTCGCAGGCAAAAAGTACAATAGCAGTTCACCTACTTTAAAAACATCACAATTTACGGCTAATCCCTCCCTGAATATTAAATGGGATTTAATTGCTCCGCTAAGAGGATCTGAAATTAAAATTGCCAAAACAAATTACAAAATTGCAGAAAATAATTATGAGATTAAGAAAAAAGATTTAATTCAAGAAGCAAGAATCAGATATCACAAATACAAAAAGTCATATCAAGATATTCAAAATAAAAAATTCACACTTAATTTATCAACTACAAGTTTAAAAAATGCTAAAGCGAAGCTAGATGCTGGAATTGGTACAAAATTTGAAGTTCTTGAAGCAGAAGCTCAATTATCTCGAGATCAACAATCACTTAATGAAAAGAAAATAGAACATGAAATTAATAAAATTTCTCTTAAAGAGATCCTTAATGTTAAGGGAGATTTAGAAACTAATAAAGAGCAAAATCTTATAGGCTTTTGGAATCATAAATTGAAAAAAAATATTGATGAGGGTTTAGATAAAAATCTTTCCCTAAAAAACCTTATTTTTCAAACATCAATCAAAAAGAGCCAAGCAGAGAGCTTTTTAGCTCAAAATAGGCCAAATATCTATATCAGTAATTCATTATCTAGTACATTTTCAAAGGGTGACTCTTTAGCAACTAAAATCGACTCTGAAAAATCAGGATCTAATTATACAAATACCATAAGTCTAAATTTTGCATGGAGCATTTTTGATGGCGGACAAAATAAGAACTCCTACAAATCAAAAATAGCAGATGCAGAATCCGAAAAATATGTCTATGAAAATCTAAAAAATGTTTTAACCACAAGTATTAGTAAGGCCTATTTAAATCTTAAATTAAATGAAGAAAAAATAATCTCTTCTCTTAAAGAAATTGAATCTAGCAAAGAGTCTGTAAGGCTTACCAGACTTAGATATGATGTCGGAATATCAACTCTAAAAGATGTTCTTGTTAGGCAAAGTGAATTAAGTACTGCGAAATCAAAAAATATTAATGCAATATATAGTTACAATCTGAATATAGATGAATTAGAAAGATTAACTTTCCTTGATAAAAGTAAAAATTGTTTGAATAGTAATAATACTAAAATTAAAGATGCAGAGTCTATTTGCAATTTATAA
- a CDS encoding TIGR03279 family radical SAM protein yields MWQEINLTEDPIDLLVPNITYKINPAEIESIEANSIAEEIGFESGDSIISINGKKPRDLIDYQILISEEILDISVLDKNHEIHNINIEKDQDVNLGINFKDALFDSIKQCNNRCPFCFIDQQPSGKRKSLYIKDDDYRLSFLYGSYLTLTNLKKEDWERIAMQKLSPLFISVHATDPAIREKLLKNKKAGVILDQISWFEKNSIQIHAQIVVCPDINDGDILEKSILELAEFYKKNSQTVLSVAIVPVGLTKFRPENDGLKSISPEYAKKTIKQVERIQASLQITLGTRFCWLADEWYLIAGTNLPSYKTYENMPQESNGVGTIRNFLEALREKTQNLPQKVKKPKKVSWIVGKLVYEALIPTVKKLNLINGLTINLYGLPSIYWGQDQVVTGLLTGEDLIYGLKNKDLGEAVYIPSIMLKINTDLFLDDKNIQEVETQINTKIHVLDDSNDIINTLIG; encoded by the coding sequence GTGTGGCAAGAAATTAATTTAACAGAAGATCCCATTGATCTTTTAGTTCCTAATATTACTTATAAAATAAACCCTGCGGAAATTGAAAGTATTGAAGCTAATTCTATTGCTGAAGAAATAGGATTTGAATCAGGTGATTCAATTATTAGTATTAACGGAAAAAAACCAAGAGATTTAATTGATTATCAGATTCTGATTAGTGAAGAAATTTTAGACATATCAGTTTTAGATAAAAATCATGAAATTCACAATATAAATATTGAAAAAGATCAAGACGTTAATTTAGGTATAAATTTTAAAGATGCATTATTTGATTCAATAAAGCAATGCAATAATAGATGTCCATTTTGTTTTATTGATCAACAGCCAAGTGGTAAAAGAAAAAGTCTATATATAAAAGATGATGATTATAGATTAAGTTTCCTATATGGCTCTTATTTAACTCTTACGAATTTAAAAAAAGAAGACTGGGAAAGAATTGCTATGCAAAAACTATCCCCACTTTTTATTTCAGTTCATGCTACTGATCCCGCCATAAGAGAAAAATTATTAAAAAATAAAAAAGCAGGAGTGATACTTGATCAAATTTCTTGGTTTGAAAAAAACTCTATTCAAATACATGCTCAAATTGTTGTTTGTCCAGACATAAACGATGGAGATATTCTTGAGAAATCAATTTTGGAACTTGCTGAATTCTACAAAAAAAACTCTCAAACAGTACTTTCAGTCGCAATAGTTCCTGTAGGACTTACAAAATTTAGACCTGAAAATGATGGATTGAAATCAATCAGCCCAGAATACGCAAAAAAAACTATTAAACAAGTAGAGAGAATTCAAGCCTCTCTTCAAATTACTCTTGGGACTCGTTTTTGTTGGCTAGCAGACGAATGGTATTTAATTGCTGGTACAAATTTACCTAGTTACAAAACCTACGAAAATATGCCACAAGAATCTAATGGAGTTGGGACTATTAGAAACTTTCTAGAAGCATTAAGAGAAAAGACTCAAAACCTACCCCAAAAAGTAAAAAAGCCAAAAAAAGTTAGTTGGATTGTTGGTAAATTAGTGTATGAAGCCCTAATTCCCACAGTTAAGAAATTAAATTTAATTAATGGATTAACAATTAATTTATATGGTTTGCCAAGTATTTATTGGGGTCAAGATCAAGTTGTTACAGGTCTTCTTACTGGAGAAGATCTAATTTACGGGTTGAAAAATAAGGATTTAGGAGAAGCTGTTTACATACCATCTATTATGTTAAAAATTAATACTGATTTATTTTTAGATGATAAAAATATTCAAGAAGTTGAGACTCAAATAAATACTAAAATTCACGTTCTTGATGATTCAAATGATATTATTAATACTTTGATTGGTTAA
- a CDS encoding DUF3120 domain-containing protein gives MKELITKNLEVKDKFNYESNEIVDSYENSFLSNPISLRLWSSFFVILPIFVQAPWVRLEPISALCFTFVIVLVAIVLNQKASNKWFIVSSLLLGISGSWLGGCLFWGWLSPFPILHIPVEAVVLPLALIGFGTNWKIGSSFFISSLFGTAVTDITIFLIGIMDQWRQVITADSENAPMILQKTSESLIQIKSLSIIFFVALILWFISKEILDSGTINTTNGKALLVSGYVIQTTLIVDGIFIVLAILQPTFSGLV, from the coding sequence TTGAAAGAATTAATTACAAAAAATTTAGAAGTAAAAGATAAATTCAACTATGAATCCAATGAGATAGTTGATTCATACGAAAATAGTTTTTTATCAAATCCTATATCTTTAAGATTGTGGTCTTCTTTTTTTGTAATTTTACCTATTTTTGTTCAAGCCCCTTGGGTTAGATTAGAACCAATAAGTGCTCTTTGTTTTACTTTTGTTATTGTCTTAGTGGCAATTGTTTTGAATCAGAAAGCATCAAATAAGTGGTTTATTGTCAGTTCATTATTACTTGGTATATCAGGTAGTTGGCTCGGTGGATGTTTGTTCTGGGGATGGTTAAGCCCATTTCCTATCCTACACATACCTGTTGAAGCTGTTGTTCTCCCACTAGCTTTAATTGGATTTGGTACTAATTGGAAAATAGGTTCAAGTTTTTTTATATCTTCTTTATTTGGAACCGCAGTTACCGACATTACAATATTTTTAATCGGAATCATGGATCAATGGAGGCAGGTAATTACAGCAGATTCTGAAAATGCACCTATGATTCTTCAAAAAACTTCAGAGAGTCTTATTCAAATAAAATCATTATCTATTATCTTTTTTGTTGCTCTTATACTTTGGTTTATTTCAAAAGAAATTTTAGATTCTGGCACAATTAATACTACTAATGGCAAAGCACTCTTAGTTTCTGGTTACGTAATTCAAACGACATTAATTGTTGATGGTATTTTTATTGTTTTAGCAATTCTGCAACCCACTTTTAGTGGATTGGTTTAA
- the nadB gene encoding L-aspartate oxidase, with the protein MLRPPFSQEPIPINNWDVIVIGAGAAGLMTCLELPSNLKVLLLNRNTSKASSSRWAQGGIASVVRQDDSFDLHAEDTLKAGDGLCDFQAVEMLVKEAPSCVERLQNLGMIFDQSSDQLATTLEAAHSRRRVLHVKDRTGRALVEVLEDHIENQKNILHCRGVRVTELLIENKECRGVQVLDGANLYWIKSRAVVLATGGGGHLFTNTTNPSQSSGEGIALAWKAGAAIEDLEFVQFHPTALKFYGAPCFLISEALRGEGAILVDKNGDSPVKNLENRDLATRDQVSRAIMKNMHDNDEDHVGLDLRYIDPEKIVERFPTILSRCQDYGVNPLNEVIPVAPAAHYWMGGVKTDLNASSTRKGLYAVGEVASTGVHGANRLASNSLMECLVFARKMSSIVLNDFSKVEKFDRSFQEFDIEDPTEDQISIITEKIDELRKLCWLNLGVSRNKVNMSKFLNYIQNDIDKLNKNDLLNSLEKIKFDQKIKLSERNRRTLNLLLDLKNRQITTITLLKACLFRKESRGGHYRDDFPDKDKNWECHTRQQLDQKIQKRFIKN; encoded by the coding sequence ATGTTAAGGCCTCCATTTTCGCAAGAACCGATACCAATAAATAATTGGGATGTAATCGTTATAGGCGCTGGAGCTGCTGGCCTTATGACTTGTCTTGAATTACCCTCAAATTTAAAAGTGCTCCTTTTAAATAGAAATACTAGTAAGGCATCTTCCAGTAGATGGGCTCAAGGCGGAATTGCATCTGTTGTTAGACAAGATGATTCATTTGATCTTCATGCTGAGGATACTTTAAAAGCAGGGGATGGACTATGTGATTTTCAAGCTGTAGAAATGCTAGTTAAAGAAGCTCCAAGTTGTGTAGAAAGGTTGCAGAATTTAGGGATGATTTTTGATCAAAGTTCTGATCAACTAGCTACTACCTTGGAAGCAGCCCATTCGCGAAGAAGAGTTTTACATGTTAAGGATCGTACTGGACGAGCATTAGTTGAAGTTCTAGAAGATCATATTGAGAATCAAAAAAATATTCTTCACTGCAGGGGTGTAAGAGTAACTGAACTTCTCATTGAAAATAAAGAATGTAGAGGAGTTCAGGTTCTTGATGGAGCAAATTTATATTGGATTAAATCTAGAGCTGTTGTTTTGGCTACAGGTGGGGGTGGGCACTTATTTACAAATACAACAAATCCTTCTCAATCCTCTGGTGAAGGGATTGCTCTTGCATGGAAAGCAGGAGCTGCTATCGAAGATTTAGAGTTCGTACAATTTCATCCAACAGCTTTAAAATTTTACGGTGCACCTTGCTTCTTAATATCTGAGGCCCTTAGAGGGGAGGGAGCGATTTTAGTTGATAAAAATGGTGACAGTCCAGTTAAAAATCTTGAAAATCGTGATCTAGCTACTAGAGATCAGGTAAGTAGAGCAATTATGAAAAATATGCATGATAATGATGAAGATCATGTTGGCTTAGATCTTCGGTATATTGACCCAGAAAAAATTGTAGAGCGCTTCCCCACGATTTTAAGTCGATGTCAGGATTATGGCGTTAACCCTTTAAATGAGGTTATTCCTGTAGCTCCTGCAGCTCATTATTGGATGGGAGGTGTTAAAACTGATCTAAATGCATCTTCAACAAGAAAAGGATTATATGCCGTTGGAGAAGTTGCTTCTACAGGTGTGCATGGTGCTAATAGACTGGCAAGTAATTCGCTGATGGAGTGTCTTGTTTTCGCAAGAAAAATGTCTTCAATTGTTTTGAATGACTTTTCTAAAGTTGAAAAATTTGATAGATCATTTCAAGAGTTTGATATTGAAGATCCTACAGAAGATCAAATTTCTATAATTACTGAAAAAATTGATGAACTAAGAAAACTATGCTGGTTAAATTTAGGTGTATCTCGAAATAAGGTAAATATGAGTAAATTTTTAAATTACATTCAAAATGATATAGATAAATTAAATAAAAATGATTTACTAAATAGTCTTGAAAAAATAAAATTTGATCAAAAAATAAAACTTAGTGAACGCAATAGAAGAACATTAAATCTTTTACTTGATTTAAAGAATAGACAAATAACCACCATAACTTTATTAAAAGCTTGTCTATTTAGAAAGGAAAGTAGAGGAGGGCATTATAGAGATGATTTCCCTGATAAAGATAAAAATTGGGAATGCCATACTAGACAACAGTTAGATCAAAAAATTCAAAAAAGATTTATTAAAAATTAA